TGTCGCATAACCGTTCCGATATCCGAATGCTTGAAACTGAATTTGCCATTTTTCCAAGCCATGGCGTCTGAAATGTCTGCCTGCTTTACAGACAGACGACTATGCTCGTCAAGCGCCGCCTGTTGTCCCGGTTGGAGTATTACCGCCTGTTGGTTGGCGGTTCCTGCCACTTTAACTGATCCTTCTACCAAGGTGGTTTTCACTGCCGGTTCATCGGCGTAGCTATTGATGTTGAAATGGGTGCCCAGCACCTCCACAATTTGTCCTTTGGATTCCACTCGAAACGGCCGCTGTGGATCTTTAGTCACCTCGAAATAGGCTTCCCCTTCCAGTTTCACCAGTCGTTCCTTTGCCGATCCATTGATGGCGTAGGTTAGCGTGGACGCGGCGTTCATCCAGACTTTCGTGCCATCGGGTAAAACTAAATGGTATTGTCCGCCGCGTGGCGTATGCATGGTATTGAATACGGGTGTCCCAGTACTATTTCCTGCTGCATCCGTAATCTGGTAGACCAATTCGCCATTCGTATTTTTGTAGATGGCATGTGAACCGTCTTGGGCAACTTCGCCATCCGGGGTGCCGTCTAGCGTTATTTCTCTGCCGTTTGCCAGCTTTAGGGTGGCTTTGGTCTCACCGGGAGCAATATCCTGTTGATCGGAAATTGCCAGGTTATCAGTTGCTGTAGTCAACCCGTCGGTTCGGGTAAATTGAAAATACGCGCCTACAGCCATAATAA
This Olivibacter sp. SDN3 DNA region includes the following protein-coding sequences:
- a CDS encoding FecR family protein, whose product is MEEHEEIKKLLKRYAAGECTSEERIRVERWYEKLDIHVGEPSEEQMEDDVAEIRKRLPTPPRRQITTWYRYAAAVAAVIIMAVGAYFQFTRTDGLTTATDNLAISDQQDIAPGETKATLKLANGREITLDGTPDGEVAQDGSHAIYKNTNGELVYQITDAAGNSTGTPVFNTMHTPRGGQYHLVLPDGTKVWMNAASTLTYAINGSAKERLVKLEGEAYFEVTKDPQRPFRVESKGQIVEVLGTHFNINSYADEPAVKTTLVEGSVKVAGTANQQAVILQPGQQAALDEHSRLSVKQADISDAMAWKNGKFSFKHSDIGTVMRQLSRWYGVEVIFQGEKPNIMLSGEVYRNTNASKVLEILSFYDLDCKIEMNDGIKRIVIQ